A single region of the Pseudomonas solani genome encodes:
- the rlmKL gene encoding bifunctional 23S rRNA (guanine(2069)-N(7))-methyltransferase RlmK/23S rRNA (guanine(2445)-N(2))-methyltransferase RlmL, whose product MSDVFELFLTCPKSLEGLLLEEATSLGLAEAREQVAAIRGQGDLETAYRLCLWSRLANRVLLVLKRFPVQNAEDLYQGVLDVDWHDHLSPTGSLAVEFSGHGSGIDNTHFGALKVKDAIVDKLRTASGERPSIDKVNPDLRIHLRLDKGEAILSLDLAGHSLHQRGYRLQQGAAPLKENLAAAILLRAGWPRIAAEGGALADPMCGVGTFLVEAAMMAADIAPNLKRERWGFSNWQGHVPAIWKKLHEEAQARADAGLARPPLWIRGYEADPRLIQPGRNNIERAGLSDWVKIYQGELATFEPRPDQNQKGLVISNPPYGERLGDEASLLYLYQNLGERLRQSCLNWEAAVFTGAPELGKRMGLRSHKQYAFWNGALPCKLLLIKVLPDQFVTGSRRQDAAAEPQAGAAPVVEQARLSEGGQMFANRLQKNLKQLGKWAKREGVQCYRLYDADMPEYALAIDLYGDWVHVQEYAAPRSIDPEKAQGRLLDALAAIPQALGIDQSRVVVKRRERQSGTRQYERQATQGQFMEVSEGGVKLLVNLTDYLDTGLFLDHRAMRLRIQREAAGKRFLNLFCYTATASVHAAKGGARSTTSVDLSRTYLDWARRNLSLNGFSDKQKLEQGDVMAWLAEDRGEYELIFIDPPTFSNSKRMEGVFDVQRDHVQLLDLAMARLAPGGVLYFSNNFRKFQLDESLDQRYQVSEISAETIDPDFARNQKIHRAWKFTAR is encoded by the coding sequence ATGTCGGATGTTTTCGAACTCTTCCTCACCTGCCCGAAAAGCCTGGAGGGCCTGTTGCTGGAAGAGGCCACCTCGCTGGGCCTTGCCGAGGCGCGCGAGCAGGTGGCCGCCATCCGTGGCCAGGGCGACCTGGAAACCGCCTACCGCCTGTGCCTCTGGTCGCGCCTGGCCAACCGCGTGCTGCTGGTGCTCAAGCGCTTCCCGGTGCAGAACGCCGAAGACCTCTACCAGGGCGTGCTCGACGTTGACTGGCACGACCACCTGTCACCCACCGGCAGCCTGGCGGTGGAATTCAGCGGCCACGGTTCGGGCATCGACAACACCCACTTCGGTGCCCTCAAGGTCAAGGACGCCATCGTCGACAAGCTGCGCACCGCCAGCGGCGAGCGCCCGTCCATCGACAAGGTCAACCCGGACCTGCGCATCCACCTGCGCCTGGACAAGGGCGAGGCGATTCTTTCCCTCGACCTTGCCGGCCACAGCCTGCACCAGCGCGGCTACCGTCTGCAGCAGGGCGCCGCGCCGCTGAAGGAAAACCTGGCCGCCGCCATCCTGCTGCGTGCCGGCTGGCCGCGTATCGCCGCCGAAGGCGGCGCGCTGGCCGACCCCATGTGCGGTGTCGGCACCTTCCTGGTGGAGGCGGCGATGATGGCTGCCGATATCGCCCCCAACCTCAAGCGCGAGCGCTGGGGCTTCTCCAACTGGCAGGGCCATGTGCCGGCGATCTGGAAGAAGCTCCACGAGGAGGCCCAGGCCCGCGCCGATGCCGGCCTGGCCCGCCCGCCGCTGTGGATCCGTGGCTACGAGGCCGACCCGCGGCTGATCCAGCCCGGGCGCAACAACATCGAGCGTGCGGGGCTGTCCGACTGGGTGAAGATCTACCAGGGCGAGCTGGCCACCTTCGAGCCGCGCCCCGACCAGAACCAGAAGGGCCTGGTCATCAGCAACCCCCCGTATGGCGAGCGCCTGGGCGACGAGGCCAGCCTGCTTTACCTCTACCAGAACCTTGGCGAGCGCCTGCGCCAGTCCTGCCTGAACTGGGAAGCGGCGGTGTTCACCGGCGCACCCGAGCTGGGCAAGCGCATGGGCCTGCGCAGCCATAAGCAGTACGCCTTCTGGAACGGCGCGCTGCCGTGCAAGCTGCTGCTGATCAAGGTGCTGCCCGACCAGTTCGTCACCGGTTCGCGCCGCCAGGACGCCGCTGCCGAGCCCCAGGCCGGTGCTGCGCCCGTGGTGGAGCAGGCGCGCCTCTCCGAAGGCGGGCAGATGTTCGCCAACCGCCTGCAGAAGAACCTCAAGCAGCTGGGCAAGTGGGCCAAGCGCGAAGGCGTGCAGTGCTACCGCCTGTATGACGCCGACATGCCCGAGTACGCCCTGGCCATCGACCTCTATGGCGACTGGGTGCACGTGCAGGAATACGCCGCGCCGCGCTCCATCGACCCGGAGAAGGCCCAGGGCCGTCTGCTCGATGCCCTTGCCGCGATTCCCCAGGCACTGGGCATCGACCAGTCGCGCGTGGTGGTCAAGCGCCGTGAGCGCCAGTCCGGCACCCGCCAGTACGAACGCCAGGCGACCCAGGGCCAGTTCATGGAGGTCAGCGAGGGTGGCGTGAAGCTGCTGGTCAACCTCACCGACTACCTCGACACCGGCCTGTTCCTCGACCACCGCGCCATGCGCTTGCGCATCCAGCGCGAGGCCGCCGGCAAGCGCTTCCTCAACCTGTTCTGCTACACCGCAACCGCCAGCGTGCATGCGGCCAAGGGCGGTGCCCGCAGCACCACCAGCGTCGACCTGTCGCGCACCTACCTCGACTGGGCGCGGCGCAACCTCTCCCTCAACGGCTTCTCCGACAAGCAGAAGCTGGAGCAGGGCGACGTGATGGCCTGGCTGGCGGAGGACCGTGGCGAGTACGAGCTGATCTTCATCGACCCGCCGACCTTCTCCAACTCCAAGCGCATGGAAGGGGTGTTCGACGTGCAGCGTGACCACGTGCAGTTGCTGGACCTGGCCATGGCCCGCCTGGCACCGGGCGGGGTGCTGTACTTCTCCAATAACTTCCGCAAGTTCCAGCTGGATGAAAGCCTCGACCAGCGCTACCAGGTGAGCGAGATCAGCGCCGAAACCATCGACCCGGATTTCGCCCGCAACCAGAAGATCCACCGCGCCTGGAAGTTCACCGCGCGCTGA